One stretch of Gadus chalcogrammus isolate NIFS_2021 chromosome 14, NIFS_Gcha_1.0, whole genome shotgun sequence DNA includes these proteins:
- the mns1 gene encoding meiosis-specific nuclear structural protein 1, protein MAFLNRRPNQKMISAHLAQEQQKEEQGRSIKRDLQIRAGLLSEEKTEQRRLHRRMQHEVHERDVQEALLKSEEERRNKEKQLEQEERLAIELARIDHETQRDDKMRQHIKANSLELRELESKLRSAYLNRERAAQIAEKESMRFETMREEADFARQMKSEQQRAGAEQEKQEAQQSEEAARHRRELEQQLLEKERRREEAYEEFLQDKLLVDQVVRKIYEEDQMEMQLKLEKVLATQQYIEEFKKQRAEWRRLEQEKNDAENQRIREFSNYQRQTEETRAARMQEREQAKQHILQMLSDQHEAERRQREEMEQVRQELCLEEQAEAVRRKDIEEMERTIRQRLVYQQTCQQQMRFKELRRREEQEEEEAFRRTMMAKFAEDDRLEQMNAQRRRMKQLEHRRAVQELIAERRQQHEADKELEAQEQAEEREREAVRRQIIEEERQKLLRHHATKLLGYFPKGLFREDDLQHFDDEFRSNFQKQQADMFSGDDWDADE, encoded by the exons ATG GCCTTTCTAAACCGGCGGCCCAACCAGAAGATGATCTCCGCCCACCTGGCGCaggagcagcagaaggaggagcaAGGAAGGAGCATCAAGAGAGACCTGCAGATCAGAGCCGGCCTCCTGTCCGAGGAGAAGACGGAGCAGAGGAGACTTCACCGCAGGATGCAGCACGAGGTGCACGAGAGAGATGTCCAGGAGGCTCTCCTCAAG tcagaggaggagcggaggaaCAAGGAGaagcagctggagcaggaggagcggcTGGCCATAGAGCTGGCCCGCATCGACCACGAGACCCAGAGGGACGACAAGATGAGGCAGCACATCAAGGCCAACAG CCTGGAGCTCAGAGAGCTGGAGTCCAAGCTGCGGTCTGCGTATCTGAACCGGGAACGGGCCGCGCAGATCGCTGAGAAGGAGAGCATGAGGTTTGAGACCATG CGCGAGGAGGCCGACTTCGCCCGTCAGATGAAGAGCGAGCAGCAGCGTGCGGGGGCGGagcaggagaagcaggaggCGCAGCAGAGCGAGGAGGCGGCGCGCCACCGGAgggagctggagcagcagctCCTGGAGAAGGAGCGACGGCGAGAGGAGGCCTACGAGGAGTTCCTCCAGGACAAGCTGCTGGTGGACCAGGTCGTCAGGAAGATCTACGAGGAGGACCAGAT ggAGATGCAGCTGAAGCTGGAGAAGGTGCTGGCCACGCAGCAGTACATCGAGGAGTTCAAGAAGCAGCGGGCCGAGTGGCGGCgcctggagcaggagaagaacGACGCGGAGAACCAGCGCATCAGGGAGTTCTCCAACTACCAGAGGCAGACGGAGGAGACCCGGGCGGCCCGCAtgcaggagagggagcaggCCAAGCAACACATCCTGCAGATG CTCTCCGACCAGCACGAGGCGGAGAGGCGCCAgcgggaggagatggagcaggtCCGCCAGGAGCTGTGTCTGGAGGAGCAGGCGGAGGCCGTGAGGAGGAAGGACATC gaggagatggagaggacgATCCGCCAGCGGCTGGTGTACCAGCAGACCTGCCAGCAGCAGATGCGCTTCAAGGAGCTGCGCCGCcgcgaggagcaggaggaagaggaggccttCCGACGCACCATGATGGCCAAGTTCGCTGAGGACGACCGCCTCGAGCAGATGAACGCCCAGAGGCGCCGGATGAAGCAGCTGGAGCACCGCAGGGCCGTGCAGGAGCTGATAGCggagcggcggcagcagcacgAGGCCGACAAG GAGCTGGAGGCCCaggagcaggcggaggagcgggagcgggaggcgGTGCGTCGGCAGATCATCGAGGAGGAGCGGCAGAAGCTCCTCAGACACCACGCCACCAAGCTGCTGGGCTACTTCCCCAAG GGCCTGTTCCGGGAGGACGACCTCCAGCACTTTGACGACGAGTTCAGGAGCAACTTCCAGAAGCAGCAGGCGGACATGTTCTCCGGAGACGACTGGGACGCCGATGAATGA